The Clupea harengus chromosome 5, Ch_v2.0.2, whole genome shotgun sequence genomic sequence TGGTAACTGTCAGTGTCACATTAAACCCTGCTTCCCCATCCCTCCCTGCTTCTGTCAACCTGCTGCCGGGAACTAACAGCAAAGATACAGCAAGAACGTAAGTCTGCTCACCtaacaatatctctctctctctctctcctctctctctctctctctctgtgtgtgtgtgtgtgtttgtgtgagttgatGAGACTGTCCCTGTGAGATGTTGGGAGAGATCAATGACATGAATGACATTCAGTAATATGTATGTGAAAAGGAGAatgttaacatgtgtgtgtgtgtgtgtgtgtgtgtatgtgtgtgtgtgtgtatgtgtgtgtgtgtatttgtgtgtgttctgtaccgTCGCCATCACGAGAAAGCGGCACCatggaggcagacacacaccataataCACCACCATAGAttagagcagacacacacaccataatacACCACCATAGATTAGAGCAGACAGCCTCCCTGGGACTGAGAAAAGACATAGTTTCATTTAATGAGGGGGTCCTGCAGGCAGTCAGGTAGAAGCAGAACAACATGGAACAGCTCAGTTGCCTCTCTCACCCAGTGTGAGCCACTCACTGCAGCCCAGTGATCCAGGAGATGGATGCACTAAGGTTTAGACTCTTCTCAAGCTCTCATCTACAGCAGCAATCACACCTCCCCATCAGACTTATTTCAGTGTACATCAGAGCTGTTTCATCACACTGGTAGAATTCTCATATTTTAAAAAGAGAACCAGAGTAAATGTATGTCAGTGATGAAAACACCATATGCACCCAGAACCCATACAGGAACATGAGACAGGAAGGACGTTGGTGAATTAGAATGAAGGCCAAAGATATTCATGCATCATACAGATGATGGGTGTCGTTTCAGAAATACCACTCCAGTTACCATAGCGCTCCATCATTAGTGTAGGCAGCAATGAGAGTCTGTGTGGAGGAGATACTGCAATGATAAATGGAGGCCTTATTAagtgccctctttctctctctcactctctctctccctctctttctcccctcatctctttgcccctctctctctatcgttctctctatctctccccttctctctctatacaGTGAAACAGCCACCCACCATTGTGAAACAGTCTCCAAAGGACTACATTGTAGACCCCCGAGATAGCATCATCATTGAATGTGAAGCTAAGGGGAACCCGCCGCCAATGTGAGTGCTGACCAACACACAATCGCCTCTTTcaacatctcctctcctccctccctccctccctcccctgctttccttccctctttttgtttttctcactcTGCTCACTTCTGACCATGTCCTCTTGGGGATGTCTGCCTTTCACCAatctttctctcacaggcactctctctctctctctgtctctctctgtccgtgtctgtgtctgtgtctctgtctgtgtctcactcttctcatctctctcctcacctgctTTCCTGGCTCGCCTCTTTCTCTTCCGCTCCACACTGCGCCCgtctctcatttttctctcgccccctctctccagccccTTTGTCTGTCTcgatctctctgtccctccatcaCTTGGCTCTGGCCTTtgtcatcctgtctctctctttctcctcctctgcaaccacccccccccccctcccctcccctgccatGTCTTAATTGAGGATGACAGCCATTAGTGAGAACAGAGAGGCCTGCCTGGCCCGGTGCATCTCCACTGGGGAGAGAGCAGGCATGAGCACCCTCCTCTGCCCCAAACCCCCGTTATCACACCATCAGATACAGAGTACAGGCACAGGCAACCAGAtaccatgcctctctctctctctctctctctctctctctccctctccctttctcactcaaCTCTTTCTTGTGTTCTCCCCTCTGCTTACATAAGCCATATGAATCCTTGACCAGCTGAGGACAGTGGTTCCATTCACGGGGcgcgtttgtgtttgtttgccaggCCATATTAGAGGGGTTGTTTACATAATGCCACCGCCATGGTGGCTCTCCCAGGAAGGGCACTGTGCTGGAATAATGCGCCCGGATGGCTATTCATGCCCATGGAACACTCAGTCACAGCACTTCCCAAAATGACTCTGATTggctattttttgtttttttgttgttgtggaaACTTTTTGGTGGTTGTTGAATGTTTTGGTCCCCTTTGAGAGTGTGGCGTTTTGAAATTCACCTGTCTCTCACCGTGTGTTCAGTTATGACGTGTGAGCTTTGGAGCTGGCTTACTTCCTGACTGACTGCTCCTCACGGATGGAGCGAAGCACGGTGTGCACACCAGGGTACCCACACAGCAGCTAGCTAACTCTGGAGCGGCTCTGgcgtggtcatgtgaccaaacCCAGCCAGTCATCCGCCACCTGAGTGTAGATCTCTGAGCGTACACATATGTTCCACACTATTGACCCTCAAAGGATATTTCAGCGCCCACTGTCTTATCAGTGAGGAAGTTACTAGACACTGATCTGTACGACAGTCTACATAGCAGCTGCCTGTGTAAGAAATCCAGTCAGGTCAGATCGAGGCCAAACCAGGGCTaaaccagggccagaccagggccagaccagggccagaccagggccagatctggtATAACCACTGCAGCTTCTGTGCTTCTGTGGGCGAGCCATCAGGCCCCTTCTGCAAGTGTCTTTCTGCTCACGtctgcccctctgtgtgtgtttttgcgtggGGGTGCCGCCATCAGGTACGAGTGGAAGCGGAATTCGCGGTACTTCAACGTGGGCAAGATGCCGCACGTGACGCAGCGGAAGCCGTCGGGGACGTTGGAGATCTCCTCCCGCAATGGCGGCAGGCCCGAGGACTACGAGGGCGAGTACCAGTGCTTCGCCTCCAACGAGTTTGGCATAGCGGTGTCCAATAAGATCCTGCTGCGAATCTCCAGTGAGtgcaaacacaatcacacacacacacagacacacacacacacactcacatagactgTGTAGCACCCAGCACTTTGGACACACTATTagattcacccacacacacacacacactctttcgcacacgcacacacacacacacacgtgcatcagAGTTGAGGTGTAGGTGGGATATATGGTGTATGATAATGTGTGATgtgacgtgtgtctgtgtgatcatGTTAGTGAAAATGTGAGTAGAGtacatgagtgtatgagtgtgtgtgtcagagtgtacatctgtctgtttgctgatgtatgtgtgttatagtTTGTGTGCGAACGGATGAATAATCACGTGTGTGTAATAATGCGAGAGACAGATGCATGCAGAAAGGTGTTTGCATTAGCGTGAGCCAAACTGTTTGTAACATTACGAGCgtaagtatgtgtatgtctgataTCGCGTGGAAAAGTGAGTGAAGGTGTCCTTgacggcatgtgtgtgtgtgtgcgtgtgagagacagagagtgcgtgtgtgtatgtgattcatTAGGAGTATCACTGTAAGAAGTGTCTGAGGGTAACTGCTGTGCTCGCTGCAGAGTCTCCGCTGTGGCCGAAGGAGGTGCTGGAGCCCCTAGTGGTGACTGAGGGTACCTCGCTGGTGCTGCCCTGCAACCCGCCGCCCGGCCTGCCCCCGCCCAACACCTTCTGGATGAACAGTGGTGAGCACCGCTCTCTTCGCTCCCTCCGTCCGGCACTCTTCCTGTcatgtgtccctctctctctgttcttctctctatGGAATTATTTCTTTGctactctttctgtctttccgtcttctttcatttctacactgtctttgtatctgtctgtctctgtctctgtctccgtctctgtctctgtatctgtctgtctctgtctctgtctctgtctctgtctctgtctctgtctctgtatctgtcttaTTCTTggtatttctctgtctctgtctctgtctctgtctctgtctctgtctctgtctctgtctctgtctttgtatcTGTCTTATTCTTggtatttctctgtctctgtctctgtctctgtctctgtctctgtctctgtctttgtatctgtctctgtctctgtctttgtatcTGTCTTATTCTTggtatttctctgtctctgtctctgtctctgtctctgtctttgtatcTGTCATATTCTTggtatttctctgtctctgtctctgtctctgtctttgtctctgtctctgtctctgtctctgtctctgtctctgtctctgtctccgtctcgcTGTCCCTTACTCTATCCCTCCCTTCTTTGACTTGCTGTGTTAGACTGTGGTGCCACCgccctctgtgtcctcctgctCTGCAGTGTCCATTACTGCTGAGCAagtgcatgtgattgtgtgcttctctctctctctgtctgtgagtgtgtgtgtgcgccttagtgcgtgtgtgtgtgtttgtgtgtgtgtgtgtgtgtgagagagagagagagactgtgtgtgcacgagtgtgtgtggatgagagagacagagagacggagagagggagagagggagaaagagagagagagagtgtgtgtgtgtgtgtgtgtgtgtgtgtgtgtgtcatgctgccCTGCATTGCCTCTTAAAACAGCTGAGAGGGCAGAAGCAGTGAGAGCACAGGTCCTGGGAGACACGCTCCCCCTGCAGCCTCAGGGCCGGCCCATTCCTCCAAGCCCACACAGGGCTCCGCACTCAGGCCACAGAGCCCCACTGAAACCAGCCTGGTTCATCCAGCCCTTACCCTGGCAGACCCTTTCTCTCTGAAAGGGCTCCTTCGTCCATCCCACCTCGCAAAAAGGGATTCTTTTCTGCCCTTGCTTATCGTAGTAGACCCTCATATCAGGTATCTTCCTGCGTAGTTACATCACATTGCCAAAATtggactcttttttttctttacagtgGAAGTGACTGATGGCCAGTACTTTCTGGTCACTGGCGTTTTGTTGTGTAACTCTTTTTGTGCTGCACCGGCAAGCAGACCTTGTATGGGTGACTGCTGGCATGAGGCGGAGTCGCTGCTGCTGTCGCTAGGGGAGTTCAGCTGCCTGTCCCTGGGCAGATGAGCggccctccatctccatctcttcctcactGTCTGCTCTGTCCTTGTTTCCGCAGACATGCAGACTATCCAACAGGACGCCCGCGTGTCCATGGGGCTCAATGGAGACCTCTACTTCTCCAGCGTCCTGGCCAAGGACTCCAGCACAGACTACAGCTGCAATGCCCGTTTTGTCTTCACCTACACCATCCAGCAGAAGAACCCCTTCAGCCTCAAAGTGCAGAGCCGTGAGTTTGTCTCCCCTCTGTACCGTTAGGGGCTGATTAAGAAGCAGCCTCCACCACAACAGTGTttttcagtgtgtatgtatctgagATGTGCTGCCATCTAGAGGTGAAGTGAAGACCACACCTCTACTCTAATTCCACCTGCCCTGTAGTGtatagttgtttttttcccatgaAGGTTTACATAGACAAATGGAGACATACTTTTTTATTACTATCTATGTGGTTGACCTTCACACACAATGCTCTTCCTCCACACTTTATGTGTAGATTTATTTGAATggatgctttaaaaaaaaaaaaacatcaataatTCATACGGTTAAAAGTTGAAGTGGCAATGAGTCAACATGAACATAAATTGTGTATTGTTTGGGCCATGGACACTCAGGGATAATGGATCGCATTGATCTGATCTTCCTTAAAACAGGGGGCACTGAGACCCAGGAGAGCCATCTGTCAAGTGGGCATGCGGTCGGGCTCACACAGGTCCCAGGAGGCATCCTCACTTATGCTGTCGTGTTGATGGGACTACAAAAGCAGAATTATTTTAGGCACTACCCTTAATGTATTGCTTTGCTCAATGCATTATAGTTTTTGCGTTGTTTTGTTAGTTAGCATTGCTTGTTTACAGTAAGCAGAGCATGTTTCGCACACACACCGGCTATCCTCAGTGTTCTTGTTGCTAGGGTTCTTGTGATCTGCTGTGATTCTTAGTCCATCACCACTCTATTCACAGAGCAACCTTACAATGATTCTTCCTCTTTCAACCTGACTGACCCGTATGGTGGTGAGTCTGACCTCTCATTGTTTGCCACGTCTCTCATGGCAACATGCTGCCGGGAGACCAACCTAACGACCTTGCTAGCCTATTACCACTAGAACCCCTCATTTTGATAACGTTTTAACATGCCAGTAGTCTAATACCTACTTCTGCTGTGTGTACTTCTGCACACATGACATCATTAGCGGgggactcgtgtgtgtgtgtgtgtgtgtgtgtgtgtgtgtgtgtgtgtgtgtgtgtgtgtgtgttgtgtgttgtgtgttgtgtgtgtgtgtgtgtgtgtgtgaggtgtctatgaaagacagtgagagtgagggttAAATATGTTCCTGCCAGCTCTCATCCAAGCCAATGCAGAACTGGTGTCAGTTTATGACAGTGTCTGAACCATGGCATGACCCCACAGAACTATGATGGGGCTCTAAGCCACTTGACAGGCTCTGCGCTGAAGCCCAGACAGCTGGTATATGCTCAGGGAGCTGCAGTGCTGCTTCTCGCTGCTTTTTTAAGGACTCTATCACACAGTGGGAGTCTCTCAAGCGCGCGGGCGTAGAACAAACACTCGGCAGGCGAGCACTAACACACTCCCCCTGGCTGGCACCATTGTTGTCACGGTGACGTGTCGCCGTGTCTCTGACGGCCCTTGTCATTTTTTTGTAACgctttctccctcctctgtgtctccccGATCCCACTCACAATGGCCATTGTCACTTTATCTTCAGGGCTCTCACAATGTGAATGGCCTTTCGCAGATCCAATAACACCACAAATAATATGCATTACAATAGGGAACTAATGCTGTTCACATGGGACTAGACTCATAGGGCTTCTGGAGGGAGTCCTATCCTCCACACTCCATGTGACTCACATTTCTAACTCGCCATCTGTCTGCACTGTTTGAGCTCTTATGTGTTTGAAGTCTGTCATGTCTGTCATGtcaagaaaaaaaggaatgttATTGGTCTCATTATCATGTTTGTCTtgtcatatatacatacactttCATTACTGAGATTGTCCCATAGTGTTCTCTCCTGAGGTACATGAAAGTATTCTACAGCTTTCTGAGATCCTGTGCTGGACATTCATTTCAATCAGTAACAGGCAGTGTTTGTTACAGCGAGATGTAGGCAGACAGGCTTGCTTGGATATGCAAAGAAGGCCTCAGCATTTTTGGGAGTCAAGCAATTAATAACCAAACTACAGCCCATCCCAAAGGCAGTTGCTGGCTAGCCTCCAAAATCACAACGCATGCACAAAAGTCAAATGAACCGTGGGTGTAGAGACTTGCACTTTCGTAACCCTTGGCTCTGGTGTTAAAATGCCTCAGTGCTAACAAGGCTTAGTCAGATGTCTTACAACTCTTTATTTACCAGCAAGCCTCTACAGAAGTGACATAGTGGAAGCAGGCTAATTACACACGTCTCTTTGGAGCTGATTTTAAACTGTGACACAGTTTAAAATGCAGTTCtttaaaaagattaaaaaaattatCAGGAAGGGGTAAtggctatgctatgctaactcTGTTTTCATATTCTGACCAAAATTTTAGTTGCAGATCTTAAACTTACAGTTTGTCTCCTCCAGCATCCACCACATGACTCGATTAGTGATAGTGACAGGATATGAAACCTCAGCCTCATCCATTTTGAAACTGCATGAGATGAAATCATGTGAGGCGATGAAATGTTATATTTCTACAGCAGGAAACACGAAGGGACATATTTATTTGATATGAAACAACAGCTGTTGTTTTAGCTACGCTGCTCAGCATGCTGGGATACTGCAGTCAGCCGAAGGCCTGCACGGGGAAGGCCAGCCCAGTCTTTCCCAGTCTGTTGAGCCGGCCGCTCTACTTCAACTCAAGCACAGGCTGGGTGTCCCCAGCTAGGTTcggcctcgtgtgtgtgttcacgttcactcttcatcctcctccagcCCGTCACGTGCCTGAAACCTCACCCAGCTTCCTGACGCCCTCCGGCCTGGTCAGCTCCAAGATGGTGCTCCGCGGGgagcagctgctgctggagtgCATCGCTGCCGGAGTGTGAGTGCGGAAAAGATGACagcacccagacacacccaaCCCTGCTGTTTTTCACTGAGCGCAGATTAGCACTAATAACATTTTCGGCTGTATCCCATTCCAGAATGCTTGGATCATTTATGATTATtactaggttttttttttttttttttttaaatagtcatTTTAGCCTTGGAATGAACGTTTGAAAAAGCAGAACTGATCTGAACATTTATAAAATGAAGGGTCTGCTCAGATGTTTGTGAAGTCACACCTaataacccccctccccccctgcacAGCCCCACTCCCAGTATCAAGTGGTTCAAGAAGGGTGGAGACCTGCCCATGAAGAGGGTCAAGCTGGAGAGCTTTAACAAGACGCTACGCATCATCAACGTCTCGGAGGAGGACTCTGGCGACTACATGTGCATGGCCAACAACAAGATTGCCAGTATCCAGCACACGATATCCGTCCAGGTCAAAGGTTAGACATCCTCCACTGTTTTATGTCCAGTTCGTTTTTGAACACAGTCACAACTGTATATCCATCCTCATATGTAATCACTATATCTAAACAGGTTAACAAATGATCATGAAAGAAAGTAGGTTATAACACGGATAGAAATGCCTCTACAGTATTTCAAAATGGTCTTGTTGTGTTACCTAATCAGGAGGAGTTGTTCTTCCTAGGCTGCCAATGATTTCAGAACCATTTAAACAAAAGAGTGAGACTTTGGATTTGCAGCAGCTCGGTGTCACTGTGACATTCTTGAGGTGTGCCCTCAATGTTGTGATTGTCCCGCTAACTGTGTGACACGTGTGCTCCTCCCCAGCCGCCCCACACTGGCTGGACAAGCCACAAAACCTCGTCCTCGCGCCGGACGAGAATGGACGCATGACTTGCATCGCCCACGGCAACCCAAAGCCCACGATCCAGTGGCTGATGAACGGGGAGCCCATAGAGAGTGAGTCCAGTCTGCAGCCCCCTGTGCAGTACCTGCTAGCAACCGTCCTCATGTACCCTGTAGTGCTCAGAAGCCACAAAAATGACCTCTTTCTGTGGAGAGAGTGTATTGACTGTCTGATATCTGTCTGAACACTTTAGTGAGTGAGGAGGCGAGTGCATGAGTAGTTGGTTAAACTCCAAAAAGATTTTATCCTCCTCCTCGTTTGTCTAATGGCGAaaaacaaaaatgcacacagtgGACTGGCCTCCAGCTGTCTGACCAGCCTATCAAAACTCCCGCAGGTACTCTGCCGAACCCGAGTCGGGAGGTGGAGGGTGACACCATCATATTCCGCCGCGTGTTAGTGGGAGGCAGCGCCGTGTACCAGTGTAACGCCTCCAACGAGCACGGCTACCTGCTGGCCAACGCCTTCATCAACATACTGGGTGAGGGCAGACGCTCCACTGTGCACTGAGCTTATTGTCCAGCTGGAATCAGAATTCAGCTCTAACCTGTCCCCGTCTGTTGGTTCACAGACATGAAGCCCATGATGCTCGGGCCCAAGACCCAGCTGATCAAAGTCGTGGAGAACAACCGCACCTTCCTGGACTGCCCTTTCTTCGGCGCTCCAATTCCCACGCTGCGCTGGTGAGTATGCATCAGGCACCGCAGGAGTAACGCAGTCTGGTTAAAAACACAATGTTTCATGAGTTTATTTATTGGCTCAGACAGCCAGACTGATGCTGTCATCTATCTGTTTGGGCCCTCAGCATATTTAATTTGATGTGTCCAACACAAGTGTCACAGACAGAGCTTCTCTggtaaaaacacagagaaactcTGTGTATTGTGCCAATAAATTAAACattgtgttgtgcatgtgtgtgtgtgtgtgtgtgtgtgtgtgtgtgtgtgtgtgtgtaggttcaaGAATGGGCTGGGCAGTGGGCTGGACGGCGGGCACTACAGGGCCTACGTGAATGGCACTCTGGAGATCAAGCGGGCACTGCCCGAGGACCAGGGCACGTACACCTGTGTGGCCAGCAACATCATGGGCAAAGTTGAGATCCAGGTTCGgctggaggtcaaaggtcagtcagtcagtcaagcaTTCTTATCCAAGGTCATTTTTGTTCTTTGCCCTGCAGTGGGGCATTTACAGTACATGAAAAAGCGCACGGCCTGAGCATGAATATTGTGACCTTAGCTACAGCTCACAACGAGCTTCAAAATGCCACCAAGcaaattcatttaaaagtaCCTGGTAAGCACTCCACTGGAGCAAAACCCATGACTGTGATGTTATTATAGCAATGGGTAGGTCAGGTAAGGGCATTCATGCTTCAGCCTGCCTTTTGTTGTCTTTGCAGTGCACTTACCACCTGTGAAATATTTTCAAGTCTTTTGTGATTTCAAGTCTTTTGTGTTGTTGCATCGTTCCAGAGCCCACCCGCATAGTGAGAGCCCCTGAGCACGTGTCCTCTACTCGGGGAAGCTCGGTTCGCTTCAACTGCCGCATCAAACACGACCCCACCATGGCCATTCACGTCACCTGGCTGAAGAATGACCAGCCACTCAGCTACGCCTGGAGGTAAACACCAGTTAGAAGCAAACTAATGGTGTCATTTTCTCCGAAGTGATCTGAAATGTGTTTGCAAGGGTGCTCCACTCTGTCATAATATCGGTATGTATAATAGTGGTATGctctgtgtccgtgtctgtgcaGGATGAAGAAGGATGAAGAGTCTCTGACCATCACCAACATCAACGAGGGAGACCAGGGCACCTACACCTGCCTGGTCAAGACTGAGATAGATGAGGACTCTGCTTCTGCGCGTCTTACAGTtcttggtacacacacacacacacacacaaagaaaaactttGATCCTCCCTTTccaaataacaaaaataaccCTGTTGCCCTCAAGTAGCCTTGTCTGTCTAAAAATAACAATCAACCAATAATCTCACAGCTGAAAATTGCTCTGCATGTTGAAAACTCTGACGTGATtgtcactgactctctctcctgGACTAATGCTGTACTAACCATATGACCTTTATCTCGCAGAGGAGGAATCCTTGTCTCCCTCCAATCGTAGTCCCATGCTAGCAGGTAACACTCGTGTCTAAATATGACTCTTTCCCTTCTAACTGGAGATATGAAGATGTGGCTGTACAGGGCTTTGAATAGCATATTCAGAGCGACACACTATCTTCATATGCCACTGATCAAACCGAGCCTTTAATTGAGGGCTCTAGTAAGAAATAGATTGCATAATCATGTGTCAGGATGTCTGTCATGGAAATCGGTGCCCGTATCACGTGATGGTGAAGAATAGAATACTGTAAAACACAAATTCAAATAAGCTatctcatatactgtatgtggacAGATGTGTCCACTTTTATGTCAAATACTTTCAATTTGAGTTTTCGGCAAATTAATTTGTTAACATTGATACTGGTTTATAGTAGTGTACAAGTCATAGTCAAAGTATGAGACGCTATGTATATGAtatcttttagtttttttaactTTAATCACATTGTTGTAAGGTCTATGAAAATGTGAGTGTGGACTAGCTACTTGTGTATGCCGCCTAtgcagtatatactgtatgtcatgcAGTATTTCACACAAGCTTAAAAGCCCCCCGTTCTCGTGCAGACCGCCCAGAGTCTCCAAAAGACCTGGAGCTATCTGACCTGCTTGTGCGCAGCGTCAGACTCACCTGGGTACCTGGAGATGACAACAACAGCCCAATCACAGGTGGGTGATCTCAAACACATAGTCATAGACACAGATgcgcacttacacacagacacacagcactttCAACTCAGTAGCACACAATGTGAACCGTATATAAAGCTTCTCAGATTCATTCACAGCATACACAGCAAATACAGtgtagatacatacatacattactacatacatacatatatacatacatacatacatacatacatacatacatacatacatacatacatacatacatacatacatacacatgcagaaacTAGTCATAGACATTTGCAAGcatatttatttgcatttgcacacatacatacccactcactcctcctcactccctATCTTTCTTTTCCTATGCAGAGTTCCTGGTTCAGTTCGAGGAGAACCGATGGGAGCCTGGCAAATGGCAGAACCTATCCAGTCACCCAGGCAACGTGAACTCTGTGCTGCTGGAGCTGTCCCCCTTCGTCAACTACCAGTTCAGGGTGATCGCCATCAACGAAGTTGGTCAGAGCCAACCCAGCAGGCCCTCCCTGCGCTACCAGACTAGCGGAGCAGGTAAGctttgagggagagggagggataaggataaggaaagagagagagagaaagagagagagagaaagagagagagagttggttaAGTGGAAAAGCTGGTTCTGAATCCTTCATAAATCATAAATTCATAAattggtcactgtgtgtgtgtgtgtgtgtgtgtgtgtgtgtgtgtgtgtgtgtgtgtgtgtgtgtgtgtgtgtgtgtgcgtgtgtgattatACACCTGAGAAGATCTGAATTCTACATAATTGTACCATGAGGGACCAGTGTCCCATGAATCAGTGTAATGATGTGAGATGGCCTTCCTCAGCTCCAGATATCGCTCCTGAGGACATCAAAGGCATGGGCTCGAAGAAGAACAACATGGAGATCACCTGGAAGGTTAGCCACCGAGGGCGCAGCAAGCACATGTTTACATATGACCAtctcagacacaaacagcacacaaacagtctAGAAAACGAGTAGCTTATTAAATCTTCACCATCAACAGTAGGGAAGGTGCTTATACCAACTGTCAATGATTGTAACAATTTCCAGTCATCTTAAAAATATTCaacttctatgtgtgtgtgtgtgtgtgtgtgtgtgtgtctacagccCCTCTCTGACATTCAGAAGAATGCACCCAACATTGTGTATGAGGTGTCATGGAAGAAGAAGGACATGGAGGAGTGGAACTCCATCAACACCACCAAGGCCAAGCACATGGTCCATGACACCGAGACCTACGAGCCTTTCCACATCAAGATCCAGGCCATCAACGACTTCGGCCGGGGTCCAGAGTCTGCTGTGGTGCTCGGCTACTCCGGGGAAGACTGTAAGTCCTGGTTGCCTGGGGAAGGACCTGAGCTGAACCGGCTTTTTCTCATAGTTTGGCATACAACTGATCAGGGATCAGTATGTGAATGCTCAGTGGTTATTGCTGTCTCCCTTGAAAGGTGTAGAGCACTATGA encodes the following:
- the nfasca gene encoding neurofascin homolog (chicken) a isoform X7; this encodes MLKQGKRSGLATWPLLLIFLRAVASIEVPLDPKIQQELKQPPTIVKQSPKDYIVDPRDSIIIECEAKGNPPPMYEWKRNSRYFNVGKMPHVTQRKPSGTLEISSRNGGRPEDYEGEYQCFASNEFGIAVSNKILLRISKSPLWPKEVLEPLVVTEGTSLVLPCNPPPGLPPPNTFWMNSDMQTIQQDARVSMGLNGDLYFSSVLAKDSSTDYSCNARFVFTYTIQQKNPFSLKVQSQQPYNDSSSFNLTDPYGARHVPETSPSFLTPSGLVSSKMVLRGEQLLLECIAAGVPTPSIKWFKKGGDLPMKRVKLESFNKTLRIINVSEEDSGDYMCMANNKIASIQHTISVQVKAAPHWLDKPQNLVLAPDENGRMTCIAHGNPKPTIQWLMNGEPIESTLPNPSREVEGDTIIFRRVLVGGSAVYQCNASNEHGYLLANAFINILDMKPMMLGPKTQLIKVVENNRTFLDCPFFGAPIPTLRWFKNGLGSGLDGGHYRAYVNGTLEIKRALPEDQGTYTCVASNIMGKVEIQVRLEVKEPTRIVRAPEHVSSTRGSSVRFNCRIKHDPTMAIHVTWLKNDQPLSYAWRMKKDEESLTITNINEGDQGTYTCLVKTEIDEDSASARLTVLEEESLSPSNRSPMLADRPESPKDLELSDLLVRSVRLTWVPGDDNNSPITEFLVQFEENRWEPGKWQNLSSHPGNVNSVLLELSPFVNYQFRVIAINEVGQSQPSRPSLRYQTSGAAPDIAPEDIKGMGSKKNNMEITWKPLSDIQKNAPNIVYEVSWKKKDMEEWNSINTTKAKHMVHDTETYEPFHIKIQAINDFGRGPESAVVLGYSGEDYPSATPAHFNVSKIDSTKVNVHWDPVDPSTVHGEFKEYRVYYSRESSLVRGLKVNKEKKTKGFFSSSGTGVLTDLVPFSQYKMYMVVANSRYEGPPSNTAEFKTKEGVPSAPKFFRIVQRSTHTVHLQWDKPLEPNGNLIGYTLQYYTVNGTQVGQRQVQSFLPNVTTFTLRLPDRSTRYKFYLAARTQVGAGEVYAEESPNFSNEELYTISVELTDDLVATTAPAPPPTTMPTTTISTTTTTTTTAPTTAPDTPIPTLAPTIPYARMVPTKGVEFKILATPWKEIWNLTVKPNSNYANVSWEHNFPADSSEFVLEYTLQSNKSRQSVSVKHEPHIKLAGLVEGAKYQLRVYSNEQHHISSTYVTFETSRAISTDSVDIATQGWFIGLMCAVALIVLILLIVCFIKRSRGGKYPVRDKKDLPLDPVDHKDQDGSFDYQNENRSIEREESSDEDNKPLQGSQTSLDGQVKESDDSLVDYGEGGDGQFNEDGSFIGQYTVKKDKEETEGNESSEATSPVNAIYSLA